One Qiania dongpingensis genomic window carries:
- a CDS encoding DUF3795 domain-containing protein, translating to MTENKEIAPCGVVCKECDEFERSCGGCNSLEGKAAWVPVIGKEVCPLYDCSVNGHKYKSCGECSELPCQMFRELRDPAMTDEEFEKSIQDRLKVLREC from the coding sequence ATGACAGAGAATAAGGAAATCGCTCCATGTGGAGTAGTTTGTAAGGAATGTGACGAGTTTGAGCGTTCGTGCGGCGGATGTAATTCTTTAGAAGGAAAGGCGGCATGGGTTCCTGTTATCGGGAAGGAAGTCTGTCCATTATATGACTGTTCGGTTAACGGACACAAATACAAATCCTGCGGAGAATGCAGCGAACTGCCGTGCCAGATGTTCAGGGAATTGAGAGATCCGGCCATGACGGATGAAGAATTTGAAAAGAGCATTCAGGACAGACTGAAGGTCTTGAGAGAGTGCTGA
- a CDS encoding Ltp family lipoprotein — translation MKKKLLAILLTSSLIFSISACGQKKESAVKETSSAPETETTTTQAQETSPAKQEKKDFNPSTNTGINFRGYTFSIPSNWMVGESTLDTATFYPETGDASAMLQFRCQSSPVSTFEELSDYEDDFINGFSGGFDSFKAEKTETIVIAGEKALLIPFTAESSGSDWNGMVSVFVSHMAQNMFTIMYVCSDNTQYSYLEDCKEIMASAVIEITETTAAESETPPVETTAEISLEQKNALKKAKDYLSFSAFSYTGLIHQLEFEGFSTENATYAADNCGADWSQQAAKKAKDYLSFSAFSYTGLIDQLEFEGFSTEEANSAVDSCGADWNEQAAKKAQDYLDYSSFSRQGLIDQLVFEGFTSEQAEYGATAVGY, via the coding sequence ATGAAAAAGAAACTTTTAGCGATTCTGCTCACTTCAAGCCTGATATTCTCCATATCAGCCTGCGGGCAGAAAAAAGAAAGCGCTGTCAAAGAGACCAGTTCTGCACCAGAAACGGAGACCACTACTACCCAGGCGCAGGAAACATCACCTGCAAAGCAAGAAAAAAAGGATTTTAACCCCAGTACAAATACCGGAATCAATTTCCGAGGGTATACTTTTTCAATTCCTTCGAATTGGATGGTCGGTGAATCCACTCTGGATACGGCAACCTTTTACCCCGAGACCGGCGATGCCTCAGCCATGCTCCAATTCCGCTGTCAAAGTTCTCCTGTCAGCACTTTCGAAGAGCTGAGCGATTATGAAGATGATTTCATAAATGGATTTTCCGGCGGCTTCGACAGTTTCAAAGCCGAGAAAACAGAAACCATAGTGATTGCCGGCGAAAAAGCTTTATTAATACCTTTCACAGCCGAATCTTCTGGATCTGACTGGAACGGAATGGTTTCTGTATTCGTATCTCATATGGCACAAAATATGTTCACTATCATGTATGTCTGCTCAGATAATACGCAATACAGTTATCTGGAAGACTGCAAAGAAATAATGGCTTCCGCCGTTATTGAGATTACAGAAACAACGGCAGCCGAATCCGAGACGCCCCCCGTTGAAACAACCGCCGAAATATCGTTGGAGCAAAAAAACGCATTGAAAAAGGCAAAAGACTATTTATCTTTCAGTGCCTTTTCTTATACCGGCTTGATACATCAGCTGGAATTCGAGGGATTTTCCACGGAAAATGCAACTTATGCCGCGGACAACTGTGGAGCAGACTGGAGCCAGCAGGCCGCGAAGAAAGCAAAAGATTATTTATCCTTCAGCGCTTTTTCCTACACCGGATTAATCGATCAGCTGGAATTTGAAGGATTTTCTACAGAAGAGGCAAACTCAGCTGTGGACAGCTGCGGAGCAGACTGGAATGAACAGGCTGCTAAAAAAGCTCAGGACTATTTGGATTATTCTTCGTTCTCCCGTCAGGGTTTAATCGATCAATTGGTCTTTGAAGGCTTCACCTCTGAACAGGCTGAATATGGTGCCACTGCTGTCGGTTATTAA
- a CDS encoding MmcQ/YjbR family DNA-binding protein gives MNRQEVFEYVKQQYGTEPDYPWKDWNAVLRHKDNSKWYGVVLKVGRDKLGLSGEETIDVLNVKCDPVLIGSLRTQPGFHPAYHMNKEKWISVRLDGSAPGDEIKSLIAMSYELTGIKKKETRKQDNGQ, from the coding sequence ATGAACAGACAAGAGGTATTTGAATATGTAAAGCAGCAGTATGGAACGGAGCCTGATTATCCATGGAAGGACTGGAATGCCGTGCTGCGGCATAAAGACAACAGCAAGTGGTATGGTGTGGTGCTGAAGGTCGGCAGAGACAAACTGGGCCTGTCCGGAGAAGAGACGATCGATGTTCTAAATGTGAAATGTGATCCGGTTCTAATCGGTTCCCTGCGTACGCAGCCGGGCTTTCATCCGGCGTATCATATGAATAAAGAGAAATGGATAAGCGTCCGGCTGGATGGCAGCGCGCCGGGAGACGAGATCAAAAGCCTGATCGCAATGAGCTATGAACTGACCGGGATAAAGAAAAAAGAAACGAGGAAACAAGATAATGGCCAGTGA
- a CDS encoding DUF1810 domain-containing protein, with protein MKNHDTSNLERFVKAQELDYDTALSEIKSGHKRSHWMWYVFPQIQGLGNSEMSRYYAIKDKEEARAYMEHPLLRARLLEISAALLQLKTNDISSVMVYPDDRKLRSSMTLFSLVSNEPVFQNVLDKFFSGERDKFTLEAFDSFTDGD; from the coding sequence GTGAAGAATCATGATACTTCGAATTTGGAAAGATTTGTAAAGGCGCAGGAATTGGATTATGATACCGCGCTATCCGAGATTAAAAGCGGCCATAAGCGAAGTCACTGGATGTGGTATGTCTTTCCTCAGATCCAGGGACTGGGGAATAGCGAAATGTCCAGGTATTATGCGATAAAGGATAAGGAAGAGGCGCGGGCATACATGGAACATCCGCTGCTTAGAGCAAGGCTTTTGGAAATTTCAGCGGCTTTGCTGCAGCTTAAGACCAATGATATCAGCAGCGTTATGGTCTATCCCGATGACAGGAAACTGAGATCATCTATGACATTATTTTCTCTGGTCAGCAATGAACCGGTATTTCAGAACGTGCTGGATAAATTTTTCAGTGGAGAAAGGGACAAGTTTACATTGGAGGCATTTGATTCCTTTACGGACGGTGATTGA
- a CDS encoding HNH endonuclease: METKKYEIYNYWKDKAITKNFEVKLWEACTTDDEAVKITDFPDEIFCWACEALPYVTADSDNIKTLWNHDHFLDRAHIFAKSKGGEDTPSNLFLLCPNCHVEAPDTTNLQNFYAWVYYKRRFDNWVLTCKKEFEKAANIKRADVEELYKRWERLSLNLDTVEALRGQMAEKCALHGSAISMSSKMMSFIDILLELTEE; encoded by the coding sequence ATGGAAACAAAAAAATATGAGATTTATAATTACTGGAAAGATAAAGCGATAACAAAAAATTTTGAAGTTAAGCTATGGGAGGCTTGTACGACGGATGATGAAGCGGTGAAGATAACCGATTTTCCTGATGAAATATTTTGTTGGGCGTGTGAAGCTCTTCCATATGTTACTGCTGATTCTGATAATATTAAAACACTGTGGAATCATGACCATTTTTTAGACAGAGCGCATATTTTTGCTAAATCTAAGGGGGGAGAAGATACGCCGTCCAATTTGTTTTTACTTTGCCCTAATTGTCATGTGGAGGCACCAGATACGACAAACCTGCAAAACTTTTATGCTTGGGTCTATTATAAGAGAAGGTTTGATAATTGGGTTCTGACCTGTAAAAAAGAATTTGAGAAAGCGGCTAATATCAAAAGAGCTGACGTAGAAGAACTGTATAAACGTTGGGAACGGTTAAGCCTGAATTTAGATACAGTTGAAGCCTTGCGGGGTCAAATGGCAGAAAAATGTGCGCTGCATGGTTCAGCGATATCAATGAGCTCCAAAATGATGAGTTTTATAGACATTCTGTTAGAATTAACAGAAGAGTGA
- a CDS encoding DUF2290 domain-containing protein produces MNLAKYKISLLKSIDILRKFDLFKERNTSVENIYDSRKFSSDFFSVSNSNKYLEIYNMAIKNNDYDILLIDDSILQFSLEIRDETIVQYRFAYYQNPRTYPTYNEFLQNEFNVSEKECGSTFLEEYEQIVCEASLNDCALPIRYDYDEKLYDPNFHYVSHIHIGHNNELRIGADRILSPDAFVIFVIRNIYFSIWKNKCQNDGTLLEMCFKIKNTCSEINEDFIKEKELNTILLR; encoded by the coding sequence TTGAATTTAGCAAAGTATAAAATATCTTTATTAAAATCCATTGATATATTGAGAAAATTTGATTTATTTAAAGAAAGAAACACCAGTGTTGAAAATATCTATGATAGTAGAAAATTTTCAAGTGATTTTTTTTCAGTCTCAAATAGTAATAAATATTTAGAGATTTATAATATGGCGATAAAGAATAATGACTATGATATTTTATTGATTGATGACTCAATTTTACAATTTAGTTTGGAAATAAGAGATGAAACAATTGTTCAATATCGCTTTGCATATTACCAAAATCCTAGGACATATCCTACATATAATGAATTTTTGCAAAATGAGTTTAATGTATCTGAAAAAGAATGTGGTAGTACATTTCTTGAAGAGTATGAGCAGATTGTTTGTGAAGCTTCTTTAAACGACTGTGCTCTTCCAATAAGATATGACTATGATGAAAAATTATATGATCCTAATTTTCATTATGTATCACATATACATATTGGTCATAATAATGAATTGCGGATTGGAGCAGATAGAATATTATCACCAGATGCATTCGTAATATTTGTTATAAGAAACATATACTTTTCGATATGGAAAAATAAATGTCAAAATGATGGAACACTCTTAGAAATGTGTTTTAAAATAAAAAACACTTGTTCCGAAATCAACGAGGATTTCATAAAAGAAAAAGAGTTAAACACTATATTATTGCGCTGA